A genomic window from Nitrospinota bacterium includes:
- a CDS encoding ATP-binding protein: MSNVQLSRSLKALKLSGLLATLDIRAQEAMGANLTHIEFLELLVGDEMAVRGDRAIARRVKAAGFRELKSVEDFDFGFNPKISRKQIMELAACKFIRERRDCLFIGPPGVGKSHIVQAIGHQAAKMGFSTLFRSIFDVVQDFLQAETFGKIGKTMSRYLKPDLLIIDDMGLKRLPRQSGEYLFEIIMRRFKTRSTVMTSNRPLDEWGKLIGDVPTATAILDRFISRAEVIQITGRSYRLKDRATATNEHSAKTVGNEDKKP, from the coding sequence ATGAGCAATGTGCAATTGAGCCGGTCGCTTAAGGCGCTCAAGCTGTCCGGCCTTCTGGCCACGCTGGACATCAGGGCGCAGGAGGCGATGGGGGCAAACCTTACCCACATCGAGTTTTTGGAACTGCTTGTCGGCGACGAGATGGCCGTCCGTGGCGACCGCGCCATCGCAAGGCGTGTGAAGGCCGCCGGGTTCCGGGAATTAAAGAGCGTCGAGGACTTCGACTTCGGGTTCAACCCGAAGATAAGCCGCAAGCAGATAATGGAGTTGGCCGCCTGCAAGTTTATCCGGGAACGGCGGGACTGCCTGTTCATAGGGCCGCCGGGCGTCGGAAAGTCGCATATCGTGCAGGCCATCGGCCATCAGGCGGCGAAGATGGGGTTCTCCACGCTGTTCCGATCCATCTTCGACGTGGTGCAGGACTTTTTGCAGGCGGAGACCTTCGGCAAGATCGGCAAGACGATGTCCAGGTATCTCAAGCCCGACCTTTTAATCATCGACGACATGGGGCTCAAACGGCTGCCCAGGCAGAGCGGCGAATATCTCTTTGAGATAATCATGCGCAGGTTCAAGACGCGGTCGACGGTGATGACGTCGAACCGTCCGCTGGACGAGTGGGGCAAGCTCATCGGCGACGTGCCGACGGCAACGGCGATACTGGACCGGTTCATCAGCCGGGCCGAGGTGATCCAGATCACGGGGCGCAGTTACCGTTTAAAAGACCGGGCCACAGCCACAAATGAACATAGCGCGAAAACGGTCGGCAATGAGGATAAGAAACCGTGA